The DNA segment GAACTACGAGGAAATAGAGGTAGAAATCCACAGTAGGGCTAACCGGAAGTTggtatctctactacttaaaaaatatgtagtgTTTCTCGAACCAGGCAGGATGCCCTGCATCTCCACGTCCTGCCCACGACCTGGCAGGTAGTCCACTTCTCCCAAGTCCCCTTCCCCCATTTTTTGTTTCTCGATCTccctttctttctcctcctgcACCTGCACAGCGCTGCCCtgcccatctccttctccttcccgtCCCGTCGCCTTCTCCTCCCCGTCCTCCTCCCACGCGCTCTTCCCTCTCCCGCCCCCATTCCCGCCCAACGCCTCCTTCACCACCTCCTTCCTCTTTGCCGCGCCCCCCTCCGCGCGCCCCGCCTCCCGTCTCTccttcatcctcctccccgacccaCTCACCGCTGCCGCCGCTGTCGCAACGGATGCGAGCGTGATGGGGGCTATTCGGTGGTCGGGTGCGACGATGAAGATGGTGGCAAGCACGCCGGCTCACCACGCATTGCGAAAGATGGCGGATTCGATCGGATCCACCGAGATCAGGGAGGAGGCGGGCTCCCTATGCGACGGTGGCTCACGAGAGCGGAAGGTGACACGGCGGACGATGCGGGGTCGCCAGATCGGATGAGGTCGACGTGGTGGCATCAGCCACCATCATGACCGACCCGGACCTCGCCCACCACACCTACATCGGCCCCATGACGCCGCGGCTCGTCGAGTGCATCATCGCCTCCAAGCGTCCCAATGCCCTGCTCCCCACCATGGGCGGACAGACTGCGCTCAACCTCGCCATCTCACTCGCCGACTCGGGCGCGCTCGACTGCCTCGGGGTGAGCCTCATCGGGGCCTCCTTGCCCGCCAACCGCCAGCTATTCAAGCAGGCCATGGACCGCATCGGGCTCAAGACATCGCCCTCCGGCATCGGCACCACGCTCGAGGAGTGCCTCGCCATCGCAGATGACATCAGGGAGTTCCCACTCATCGTCCGCCTGGCCTTCACGCTCGGCGGCACTAGCGGAGGCATCGCCTACAACAGGGCCATGTTCGAGGACATCTGCAGGCCAGGCCTCGTCGCGTCGCACACGCAGCAGGTGCTCGTGGAGAAGTCCCTGCTCGGGTGGAAGGAGTACGAGATGgaggtcataagtgacatggCCGACAACGAGGTCAGGGCCTTCGTCGCGcggggggtggggtggggggggggggggaggccaGCTCCACCTGCAAGCTTGGGCGGCCTCGTCCACTGACGCGGATCATCAAGATTCGGCCGGAGGAGGAGTAGCCAGCGGCAGGGACACAAAGGAGTCGCCTGAGGCGGCAGCGGCTTCGACGGTGTCCGTGGCTGCGGTGACGTAGTGGACTGGGTAGAAGTCGAGGGTGCACGAAGGTGGCCTTGGGCTGACGCCGCCGCCTGCGTCGGTCATGGTCGATGTGGTGCTGGGGCCAGCGCCATGCATGTTGACCCGTGGGTGACGGAGAGGAGTCAACAATGTTATTGTGTGCAATTTTTTTGCTCTCGTTACAATGCATGTGCACGTTACTAATATCTCTAACATGAATTCATCTTCTACGCAATCATTTTGGATCCATTGTCTAACAGGAAACGAATATTTGACTAACAGGAAATTAGCAATTGACTAATAGGAAATTTATATTTCACCAACAAGAAATTGATATTGAGCTAACAGGAAACAAATATTTGAATAACATGAAATTAATACTTGACCAACAGGAAATTAATACTTGATACATAGATGCACTGGTGAGCACTGAGAACAACAATCATTTTACTTCTTAACATCATAATAACAACGATATATTAATTGACACAATGTTCACAAAAGTGCGCATTTCATCAAAAGAACATCCAGTACCACATATTTAACAAAATTACTACTTCCTAGCACAATATGCATCGTTGCTATTACCCCCTTCGACGACGCTTAGGCTTGGGGACGTCGTTGGAGGAGCAAGACGAAATGTTTAACAAACTTTTTGATCAGTAAAACCGGAATAACTTCACCAAAATGACGTAAACGAAACCAATCTTAGCACACCATAAATATGTCATATGAAAACCGAAAATGTTCCAAACAAATACGGTAAATAACATCATCCTTGTTAACCTTTTCAAACAGAAGGGAAAACCTTCgctactataaaaactatttttagaggcgggtggTAACACATTTACAGAGACGTTTAGCCACCCGTATCTGGTCGAAGACATGTGGAAATGGACGATTTCCACAGACGCAAAAgaaatcgcctgtgaaaatcgattATCACAAGCGGAACCGCCTGTGTTAATTttcatttccacaggtggtttcttaagcggaccgcctgtgaTATCGGTCctcgaatcgatattttttggtCTGAAAAAAAGCGATTTTTTTTGCCTGACCAGGCaccctctgtcacacccggatttaaaggaacaaaatcagatgcattccatatgtatgctaggatcagtttcatcatacatgcggtgataTATCAGTGATATATAGTTCTATATCAAACAAAAAttactttattgaaataaataccagagtttacaagacagcagcggaagaacacaagaggacttctatggatcttctgggcacaccacaggcagtCGACTAGGGGCAACGTGACCTAGGACGCTTTTCTCCAATCAAcagtcttcagcttccttgatctccttgtaATTTTCTTCAACTGAGcaacatttattattggaaatagcaagtgtgactACATATCATACTCTGCAAGTATGGGAAAGCATGACATGGAGAGCCAAGAAATGGTTAGACACTgatttactgcactaagcaaccttaaactataactccaacaacaggcatcctaatTACTacgtgtgaagacacaacttaaacaagatgaACAGCTCATCaaattccatctgactaccaaactcaccaaatattacatatccggctaccaaaactcaccaggtaatcctgttacctggctacccgaccaaccataccaaaaccctgatcccatctaatcaagaagaagtccaaatcgctcttgaccgtgagaatggctgatcgatcaattttatactctacaaagtttgcccatctttccccacAGGTCGTGATTttatcacccgcattaccaggtgacagtctccatgttgccgtgCTGATCAAGCATTTAcacacttcctatggtgtgctgtcaggagatcactacaaggtctttacaaTGCTCCCGCCGACCCGCAAGCACCCATTgagatttcaccgctaacagtgattccaacATTGCAGaagtcccctcttgtgccactcaactgaccaatggtgctcacagaaccggaggggtgactaattaattggccaggccgtacccatataggcctcgtggatggttgcggtttagcttagttacaggcttcaagaaccggtgaTTACCATACTTTAGGTATGACACATACTTTAGTTCTTATTAGCACACTTTAGGTGATTAACGTCAAATactttatgtgttttaaaagtTACTCAAATTGGAACGGCCCAATCTGAACTCATCAGATTGCAGACCCCTGCCAATACCACGTCCATGATAAAAGGTGAGTTTGATGACATATAATTTCATTTTGTGAAATGCTTGTAgcaatttccttttttttagtttagatttagatGCTTGTAGCaaatgtaattttgtttttacaCTCCAAGTGGTGTACATGTAAAATAGTCCTGCAACATCATACCACTTGACAATACAACTGGTGGGCATACTCCATTTAGGGATGTAACAAATACGATGGCTTCAGGTAGCATCCAAATCCTATTCCTAGAAAAAAGTGTGCAGCTACTGTGCATATATGCTAATGACTCTTATATATATTTAAGGGGGTTTCAACATTAAAGATGAGATCAGAACCACGTTGTCTTGGTTTTATGATGTTAGACTGATAGTATTGATTAACATGTAATTTTGTGAGTTTTTATTAGAACACTTTAGGGGGTTTAAAATTACTTTAGGTGATTACCATACTTTAGGTACGGCACATACTTTAGTTTTTATTAGCATACTTTAGGTGGTTTAAAAGTTACTCAAATTGGAATGGCCCAATCTGAACTCACCGAGTTGCAGATCCCTGCCAATACCACGTCCATGATAAAAGGTGAGTTTGATGACATATAATTTCATTTTATTGTGAAATATGCTTGTAGAAATTTCCTTTtttagtttagatttagatGCTTGTAGCAAATGTAATTTCGTTTTTATACTTTAGGTGGTGTACATGTAACTCAGTCATGCAACATTATACCACTTGACAATGCAACTGGTGGGCATACCCTATTTAGGGACGTAACAAATACGATGGCTTCAAGTAGCGTTCAAATCCTATTCctagaaaaatgtgcagctacCGTGCATATTGCTAATGACTCTTATATATATTTAAGGGGGTTTCAACATTAAAGATAAGGTCACAACGACGTTATCCAGTTCGCAGCAACCATGTTCAGATCGGATAGAACTTAGGCGTTGAAGGGCAATGGTAAGGCATGCCCAATTATCCGATcagaagaaagaggaaagacATATAAAGCAACGTGAATATCGCAAACGGAAAAGAGCTGAGGCAGCCGGTGTTGATCAGCGACTCCCTTTTCCCTCCTTTTGCCCTGGTACAATAATGTCATGATTTTGTGTTGCGTATTTTATGATACTGAGCATTAATAATTTAATCAGttcaaaatatatattgttATCACAGAATCCACCTTGTATTATGAGTATATTTTTGTACATGCTATCACATAATCCACTTTTCATATGTATAATTGAATTTTTAATGTGTACATTCTCATTGCTTGTAGGCATTGAGAATAATGATGATGATTGGCTTCATAGGAATGATGCATACATGGATGCTCCATCTAGCAATCAATCAAATAGCTATCAGGCAAATGTAGAACATATTCAATACCAACCCTGTGTGACCGATTCACCTAGTAAGCTATTTCAAGCTCACTATTTGTATATGACATGCATAAGTGACTTTGGCCTCATGTTTTTCTTTATGGCCAAATGAAACACATGCGTCATGAACACACCTGAGGGCACTAGAACAGAAGCTACATTGCAACATGGGCATCCCTCAACAGGGCCCGTTGATGATGGATCTGATTCTGATATATGGGAACCTGATGATCCACAATCTAACCTGGATGATAATCAATCATTTCTTTATGCCTTCTTTTTCTCAGGTTATGAAACCGTTGTATATATTTTGTCGGTTTATGTCTCATAGTGGTGTtttgaataataaaataaacaGAACATGTGGATACCGACAATGTCATACCCGATGATTatgttgatgaagaaggaaggCTCTTTGCTGGACTAGGTATAACAATGATTGTGTTTATTAATTGACTATAAGTATATATTGGTGTATGTCACATGTTGTTTGATGATTGTTAATTGAccttcatattttttatgtcCAGATGTTGAGTTTTCATCATACAAAGTAACTAGTGCAGAAGTTGGTGTTGGTAAACAATTCCATGATCCTTATGACCACATTTACAAAAATCTGCCAAAGAATCATCATGTATTGAGGGAGGTGGCAAACTGCGATTATTTTCAAGCCAAGTGGTTCCAATTTGAGGGCGTTGCATTCTGTTGTAGGAAGGGCAAGGTCAATATCTGTACTCCAGATGTCCCGGATGAGTTGCGTTGGTTGTTCACAAGCCTTGCTGATCATGATGCAAAATATTGCAGAGAACACATACGGTATTTCAACTCTCACTTCTCCATGACAAGTCTTGGGGTTACTCTTGATCATCAATACAGAACAGCAACAGGCACTGGTATATACACTTTTCGTGTACATAGACAATTATATCACAAACTAGATCAGCTTGTCCCCGATGGTAAGGGACCACGACATATGCAGCTTTACTTCTATGATACGGATGAAACTATGGCTCATAGAGTTAAGAGGTCTCCAGAACTTGATATAAATCTCATTCGGAAAATTCTACATATACTTGAGAACAATCCATACGTGCAGACTTTTAAGAGTGTTGGTGTTGTCCCTAACCTTGATGAGTATAGGATTGAACTAAACACAGATATTTCATTGAACCAGAGAAGGTACAATGCTCCCACAGCTTCACATGTGGTTGCAATATGGATGGAAGGGAATGATCCACAAAATTGTTTCGATCGAAGTGTTATTGTTTATGGGAGAACAGATCGACCATGATATTTTGGCATATCATGGGTGCTACGATCCATTGTCTAATCCTTTGTTTCACCATTGTGGAGAAATAGGATGGCAACGATATATGCCATACGAAGTGCCTGATATAGTGGCTGAGCCACGCAACAaggatgacgatgatgatgttAACCACGATGAGGATGGTTAGCTTTCCACATCTcagagaaaataataacctatcaTGCTTCAATGTTGTGCTTGCATTCATTGACTTTATTATGTTTTTTGTTTACATTTTAGGTGGAGATCATGTTAGTGTGTCTACCAAATATCTTAGTGCAAGGGAGTACTATTGTTTCAAGTTGTAGATCAGGCCTGGGGTTTTTAATATATTGTTATATGGTCAACGGCTTTTACAATAGTGGGTATGGAGTCTATGAGGCTCGATTGGTACTCCAAACAAGAAAACCAAGTGCTTATACGAGCAGACCTTTATCAGGTAATCTATGTCCCACTACTATTTGATGGTTAGTTCACTAGATTATATGATGGTTAGTTTTGTAATATTATTTCTTTTGACTAAATAGCTTATAGTTTTTCATTATGCATGAAAGCAATTGCATCAAGTTTTGACTTGGTTTAATTAATGATTAATCGAATCAGTTTGTGTCTTGCATGGGATTATTGACACTATTGCGGCTGGTGAGGCACGTGCTTCGGAGGCTGGTTTGAGAATTGTTTGCCCGTGAACTTTTCCTGGAGGTGATCGAGATGTGCAGGCTAGATTCCTTGATGCAATGACTTTAGTGCAGCGATATGGGATGCCTGATTATTTTGTCATGATGACCTGTAACCCCTATTGGGAGGAGATAAAAAGTCAGCTCCTTCTGGGTCAGACACCTCAAGACATGCCAGAACTTGTTGCAAGAGTATATAGGGCGAAGCTATGGGATATGCATGACTTTCTGATAAAAAAGAAACACTTCGGTGGGGTTGCATCATATGCCCATGTTACAGAGTTTCGGAAGCAGGGTTTGCCACATGAGCACTTCTTATTGATTATGGCACCTAAAAGTCGGTTAAGCAGCCTAGATGATTATGAAAAGGTTATATCAGTAGAGATTCCTGACAAAGAGAAGTACCCTGTCTTGCATGCTCTGGTCATCAAGCACATGTTGCATGGACCCTGTGGTGCTCTCAACACAAAGTGCCCTTGCATGATAAACGGACAATGTCGTTTTCGTTATCCTCGACGGTTTGTCTAGCCACACAGCAAGGAAAAGACTCATACCCTATATATAGGAGAAGGGATGATGGCACCCGAGTACAAATCAGAGGTTCCAAATTGGATAAAAGATGGGTGGTCCCATTCAACCCCATACTGCTCATGCGTTACAACTGTCACATCAATGTTGAAATTCGCTCAAGCATCAAGGCAGTGAAGTACCTCTTCAAGTACATTTATAAAGGCAATGACCATGCATCCTTCTCAGTCGACCACACAGATAATAATGGTGCAGTAGTCAATGAGATTAAACAGTACAGGGATGCAAGGTTTATAACTCCTCCAGAGGCTGTGTACAAGATTTTTGGTTTTCCATTGTATGATGTCTATCCTTCAGTTTTGCAACTTCAGTTGCACTTGCCTAATATGCATATGGTCGCATACAAAGCTACTGCAAATCTGAATGATGTTGTCAATCAGGAGAAATCTAAAAGGTCAATGCTCACTAAGTATTTCCATATGAACCGTGTGTACCTTTTTGCATGGCAATTCTTATATAAAGAGTTCCCAGAACACTTCAGATGGCTCAAGTCTACCAAGAACTGGATCGAAAGAAAACAGAGGCCACATGTTGGAAGAATTATTTACGCAAACCCTGCTAAAGGGGAGAGGTACTACTTGCGGGTGCTCTTGAACCATGTGAGAGGAGCAACCTCATATGAGAACCTTCAAACTGTATGGGGGGTTACGTACTCCACCTTTAGAGAAACTTGTGAGATTATAGGGCTTGTGGAGACTGATAAATCCCTTGATGATTGCTTGATTGAGTCTGCGACCTTCCAGATGTCGTGTGCTCTAAGAAGGTTATTTGCAACAATTATGGTGTTCTACGAGGTGACCAATATCCGTGCTTTGTGGGATAAGCATTTTGAGTCAATGTCTAAAGATTATCGTCGTGCCCACACCAATGCTGCAACTATTGAGAAAATGATTCTAAGAGATATTAGGAATGTGGTACATTCGATGGGGAAGGACATTAGGAGCTTTGGCCTTCCAGAATTGGATGAAACAGGTGATGTTCTCATTTTGTGTTATATGTGATGCCTTAATACTATATaatatcaaaattttatttactGTAGGTTCACTTAGATATAAGATAGTAGGAACTAATTGCATGTGAAGTTAATATCACAAACCGAAGATCTGTTAGAAAGAAAGCACTTTCACAAAACATTATTTAGGCATGGTTTGAATTCTCATTTattctattattttcttctGTAGCATAGGTGCAAGttgatataattatttattagaTGGAAGCATGTCTTTTTTTCCATATTTTATCGCTTTAATGTATGTTCATCTTAACATTTACAATCCCTTCCCTTTTTATTTGTCCCTATAACATGTCTGATTACCAGATTTGTGTGATTTTTAATCGAATACTATTTCAATTGTTTACCATATGAAATTAATGATTGTTGATCAATGCATGTTTCAATTATGTACTGACTGATCAATAAATGAGTTGAACTGATGTTACTTGTCTAATACATATGTGCCTTAGTTATACTTGACATATATTTTATTGGACATATTACTTCAATATTATAGCCATATTTGTGTGATGCATATATTATCTTACTATAATATTCTCATTTTTGCTAACGCTTTGGTTTGTTTGTTTCATTGCTGGATCAGACAATTGTTCTGGTGAAAatgcgagagaggtcatcgagGAGCAGTCGGTGGGCGTGGATCAAGAACATCTTAATATTATAAGTACTTTGAACATGGAGTAGCAGGTTGGATTTGATGAAATCATGGATCACGTGAATAACAAAAGGGGCAATGTTTTCTTTGTTGATGGTCCAGGATGCATGGGGAAGACTTATTTGTACAAGGCACTACTTGCTAGGGTGCACTCACTAGATCTCATAGTAATTGCAACTGCAACATCTAGTATAGCAGCATAGATCATGCCTGGTGGACGTACCACCCACTCGCGGTTCAAGATTCCCATTAAGCTTGTTGATGTTTGCATGTGTAATTTCACAAAGCAGAGTGGTACCGCGGAGTTG comes from the Phragmites australis chromosome 22, lpPhrAust1.1, whole genome shotgun sequence genome and includes:
- the LOC133904523 gene encoding uncharacterized protein LOC133904523, encoding MNTPEGTRTEATLQHGHPSTGPVDDGSDSDIWEPDDPQSNLDDNQSFLYAFFFSEHVDTDNVIPDDYVDEEGRLFAGLDVEFSSYKVTSAEVGVGKQFHDPYDHIYKNLPKNHHVLREVANCDYFQAKWFQFEGVAFCCRKGKTFKSVGVVPNLDEYRIELNTDISLNQRSIKAVKYLFKYIYKGNDHASFSVDHTDNNGAVVNEIKQYRDARFITPPEAVYKIFGFPLYDVYPSVLQLQLHLPNMHMVAYKATANLNDVVNQEKSKRSMLTKYFHMNRVYLFAWQFLYKEFPEHFRWLKSTKNWIERKQRPHVGRIIYANPAKGERYYLRVLLNHVRGATSYENLQTVWGVTYSTFRETCEIIGLVETDKSLDDCLIESATFQMSCALRRLFATIMVFYEVTNIRALWDKHFESMSKDYRRAHTNAATIEKMILRDIRNVVHSMGKDIRSFGLPELDETDNCSGENAREVIEEQSVGVDQEHLNIIRCMGKTYLYKALLARVHSLDLISGTAELLHRASLIIWDEVAMTKRQTVEALDRIGNGTEESIGDDYVRLLNDIVISYNTTKPDESVDELIQNVFPYLHNNATLATYMSSRAMLVTKNEHVDELNARMVDRFLGKEKGCVKEDDLDSDEA